The Marinobacter sp. ANT_B65 genome has a segment encoding these proteins:
- the hisA gene encoding 1-(5-phosphoribosyl)-5-[(5-phosphoribosylamino)methylideneamino]imidazole-4-carboxamide isomerase, with protein MLIIPAIDLKDGKCVRLRQGRMDDSTVFGGDPVDMATRWVEAGARRLHLVDLNGAFAGEPVNGEIVQAIARKYPDLPIQIGGGIRTAETIEAYLKAGVQWVIIGTKAVKEPEFVTEMCKRFPGHIIVGLDAKDGRVATDGWAEVSEVMATDLAKRYANDGVEAIVYTDINRDGMMQGVNVEATAALAEEGGIPVIASGGVTNMDDLERLAPVASKGIIGAITGRAIYEGTLDVAEAQAFCDSLKG; from the coding sequence ATGCTGATTATTCCCGCCATTGATCTCAAAGACGGAAAGTGTGTGCGCTTGCGCCAGGGCCGGATGGACGATTCCACCGTTTTTGGTGGTGATCCTGTTGATATGGCCACCCGTTGGGTGGAGGCCGGAGCCCGCCGGTTGCACCTTGTGGACCTGAATGGCGCATTTGCAGGTGAGCCGGTTAACGGGGAGATCGTCCAGGCCATCGCTCGTAAATACCCCGATTTGCCAATACAGATTGGCGGCGGTATTCGTACTGCAGAAACTATTGAGGCTTATCTCAAAGCCGGTGTGCAGTGGGTAATTATCGGGACCAAAGCGGTGAAAGAGCCGGAATTTGTGACTGAAATGTGTAAGCGCTTCCCTGGCCATATTATCGTAGGCCTGGACGCCAAAGATGGCCGCGTAGCTACAGATGGCTGGGCCGAAGTGTCCGAAGTTATGGCGACTGATCTTGCGAAGCGGTATGCCAATGATGGCGTTGAGGCGATTGTTTATACCGACATCAACCGTGACGGCATGATGCAGGGCGTAAACGTTGAAGCTACAGCGGCCCTGGCCGAAGAGGGTGGTATACCCGTTATTGCTTCCGGTGGTGTTACCAACATGGATGATCTCGAACGCCTGGCGCCCGTTGCCAGCAAGGGCATCATTGGCGCTATTACCGGCCGGGCTATATACGAAGGCACCCTGGATGTTGCGGAAGCCCAGGCATTCTGTGACTCTCTGAAAGGCTGA
- the hisF gene encoding imidazole glycerol phosphate synthase subunit HisF, giving the protein MALAKRIIPCLDVDKGRVVKGVNFVDIRDAGDPVEVARRYNEQGADEITFLDITASHESRDTTYETVERMAAEVFIPLTVGGGVRTVDDIRKLLNAGADKVAINTAAVFNPEFVQEAAERFGSQCIVVAIDAKQVSAEGETPRWEIFTHGGRKPTGLDAVEWARKMVEMGAGELLLTSMDRDGTKVGFDLGLTRAVSDAVIVPVIASGGVGELQHLADGVTMGGADAVLAASIFHFGEHTIPEAKAFMKAQGIEVRD; this is encoded by the coding sequence ATGGCACTGGCAAAACGCATTATTCCCTGTCTGGATGTGGACAAAGGGCGTGTTGTAAAAGGCGTGAACTTTGTGGATATCCGGGATGCCGGCGACCCCGTGGAAGTGGCGCGTCGCTATAACGAGCAGGGTGCTGACGAGATCACCTTTCTGGATATTACAGCAAGCCACGAAAGTCGTGACACGACCTATGAAACAGTTGAGCGGATGGCGGCGGAAGTTTTCATTCCGCTGACGGTCGGTGGGGGTGTTCGTACGGTCGATGATATCCGTAAGCTGTTAAACGCCGGTGCAGACAAGGTTGCGATTAATACAGCGGCGGTATTCAACCCGGAGTTTGTGCAGGAAGCTGCAGAACGCTTTGGTAGTCAGTGCATTGTGGTGGCGATTGATGCCAAGCAGGTCAGCGCTGAAGGCGAAACGCCGCGCTGGGAGATCTTTACCCATGGAGGCCGAAAGCCAACAGGGCTGGATGCCGTGGAATGGGCGCGCAAAATGGTGGAAATGGGTGCCGGCGAACTGTTGCTGACAAGTATGGACAGAGATGGCACCAAGGTCGGGTTTGATCTTGGTCTGACCCGTGCGGTCAGCGATGCCGTAATCGTTCCTGTGATTGCCTCAGGTGGTGTGGGTGAGCTTCAGCATCTGGCGGATGGCGTTACCATGGGAGGCGCAGATGCAGTGCTCGCAGCGTCTATTTTCCATTTTGGTGAGCACACAATCCCCGAAGCCAAGGCCTTCATGAAGGCTCAGGGAATCGAAGTCCGGGATTAA
- a CDS encoding divergent polysaccharide deacetylase family protein — translation MSGLTPRVLILAALASLAAGAVAAEPVTGSVPPTIAIIIDDVGHNLHEGERLANIDQPLTLAFLPYRRHTDTLARLAHSRNKEIMLHAPMANTRNFSLGPGGLTSDMDERSVTATLRRALKSIPYVQGVNNHMGSLLTQQLEPMDWVMKELYRYPVYFIDSRTIASSVAGDVAEAYQIPTMTRDVFLDHEQTEEFIDQQFRELVRRAKKNGSAIGIGHPHTVTIDYLEKHLPLLDEQGVAIATVSGLWAIRNNNQKMFAEGEKQAIRPAFARKD, via the coding sequence ATGTCTGGCCTGACACCAAGGGTGCTTATCCTGGCAGCCTTGGCCAGCCTGGCTGCCGGCGCAGTAGCCGCGGAACCCGTAACAGGTTCTGTTCCGCCAACCATTGCTATCATTATCGATGACGTGGGGCACAACCTGCATGAGGGGGAACGCCTCGCCAACATCGATCAACCCTTGACCCTGGCATTCCTGCCCTATCGGCGGCACACAGATACTCTTGCTCGTCTGGCGCACAGTCGTAACAAAGAGATCATGCTGCACGCGCCCATGGCCAACACACGGAACTTCAGCCTTGGTCCTGGAGGGTTAACGTCAGATATGGATGAGCGGAGTGTGACTGCCACACTGCGCCGCGCTCTGAAATCCATCCCCTATGTACAAGGCGTGAACAACCATATGGGCAGCCTGCTGACCCAGCAACTCGAACCCATGGACTGGGTGATGAAAGAACTCTACCGCTATCCGGTTTATTTTATCGATAGCCGGACTATAGCTTCATCAGTAGCGGGCGATGTTGCCGAGGCTTATCAGATACCCACCATGACACGGGACGTGTTTCTGGACCACGAGCAAACTGAAGAGTTTATAGACCAGCAATTCAGGGAACTGGTGCGGCGGGCCAAGAAAAACGGAAGCGCGATTGGCATTGGCCATCCACATACTGTGACCATCGATTATCTCGAAAAGCATCTTCCGCTGCTGGATGAGCAAGGCGTTGCCATTGCCACAGTAAGCGGTCTCTGGGCTATCCGTAACAACAACCAGAAGATGTTTGCAGAAGGGGAAAAGCAGGCCATAAGGCCTGCCTTTGCCAGGAAGGATTAA
- a CDS encoding S41 family peptidase: protein MKRVRSTLQALPLRSAILAACFIAFPGLAIAQDSSPDNSQILEGIQNGERVEITLPDPEKQLPLDDLRKFTEVFARIKAAYVEDVDDRQLLESAIKGMLSDLDPHSTYLAPKDYEKLEESTSGEFGGLGIEVGMENGFVKVIAPIDDTPAQQAGVRAGDLIIKLDEKPVKGMSLDEAVQLMRGKPGTILTLTVMREGDNAPVEIDVERDVIKVTSVKSRMIENGYGYVRLTQFQAETGEQFTKALKKLKEDNGGDLDGLVLDLRNNPGGVLQAAVATADALLDEGLIVYTEGRIQSSRLRFSAQDGDVMAGTPIVVLINGGSASASEILAGALQDHKRAVIMGTQSFGKGSVQTVIPLDETHAIKMTTARYYTPDGRSIQATGIEPDIEVRPAELKELDSRPFFTEADLSGHLIGQDEKAVGSEAGNEHSEAESQAGSVTDRDYQLRSALNLLKGLHILTPQRADSVQ from the coding sequence ATGAAACGGGTCCGAAGTACACTCCAAGCCTTACCTTTGCGCTCAGCCATCCTTGCGGCCTGTTTCATTGCATTTCCTGGGTTGGCCATCGCCCAGGACAGCTCACCAGACAACTCGCAGATTCTGGAAGGCATCCAGAATGGCGAACGTGTTGAAATCACCCTGCCCGATCCGGAGAAACAGCTGCCTCTGGATGATCTGCGCAAATTCACAGAAGTTTTTGCCCGTATCAAGGCGGCCTATGTTGAAGACGTAGACGACCGCCAGCTACTGGAAAGCGCCATCAAAGGTATGCTTTCAGACCTGGATCCACATTCCACCTATCTCGCCCCCAAAGACTACGAAAAGCTGGAGGAAAGCACCTCTGGTGAATTTGGCGGCCTGGGCATTGAAGTAGGCATGGAAAACGGCTTTGTGAAAGTTATAGCTCCGATTGACGACACTCCGGCTCAGCAGGCCGGCGTCCGGGCTGGTGATCTGATCATCAAGCTTGATGAAAAGCCGGTAAAAGGCATGAGCCTGGATGAAGCTGTTCAGCTGATGCGCGGCAAGCCTGGCACCATACTCACTCTGACCGTTATGCGTGAAGGAGATAATGCTCCGGTCGAGATCGACGTTGAACGGGATGTTATCAAGGTTACCAGCGTAAAGAGCCGCATGATTGAAAACGGCTACGGATACGTGCGCCTGACCCAGTTCCAGGCGGAGACTGGAGAACAGTTCACCAAAGCCCTGAAAAAGCTCAAAGAAGATAATGGCGGCGATCTCGACGGCTTGGTGCTTGACCTGCGCAACAACCCGGGCGGCGTGCTGCAGGCGGCGGTAGCAACGGCTGACGCACTGCTGGATGAAGGGCTGATTGTATATACCGAGGGCAGAATCCAGAGCTCGCGCCTTCGTTTCAGCGCTCAGGACGGCGACGTGATGGCTGGCACCCCCATTGTTGTTCTGATTAACGGCGGCTCGGCATCCGCTTCCGAAATCCTTGCAGGTGCGTTGCAAGACCATAAGCGGGCCGTGATCATGGGTACACAGTCCTTTGGCAAGGGCAGTGTCCAGACGGTTATCCCGCTTGATGAAACCCACGCTATCAAAATGACAACCGCCCGCTACTACACTCCAGATGGCCGCTCCATACAAGCCACGGGGATTGAGCCGGACATCGAGGTACGGCCAGCGGAACTCAAGGAGCTGGACAGCCGTCCATTCTTTACCGAAGCGGACCTGAGCGGCCACCTCATTGGCCAGGATGAGAAAGCTGTTGGCTCAGAAGCTGGCAATGAGCACTCAGAAGCAGAAAGTCAGGCGGGCTCTGTAACAGACCGCGACTACCAGCTACGCTCAGCACTCAATCTGCTGAAAGGGCTGCACATTCTTACCCCCCAAAGAGCTGATTCAGTACAGTGA
- a CDS encoding murein hydrolase activator EnvC family protein: MRLTAVAALALTFVLSAAPAASEQEVTPAQIEALKERIEDIDDWLADAEKDRSSLEQQLAASERSISRLTQERRSLREQVKAQQQRLSRLQSDERELTRTLEKQRESLKKQIRTAWMEGDAPAVKILLNEIDPDNIARTMTYYEYLSRDTLGRLETFHKNLRELKDTQAAAQSTRAELAKTEEGVIKRQQQLKASLQEREKTLAALKQDIHNRRGEKDELESDRERLEKLLSEVQQAIANIPSPNESQPFSSLRNKLPWPAQGKVTSRFGEKYANGKLSRNGLLIQTSEGAEVKAIHYGRVVFANWLRGFGLITIIDHGDGYMTLYGHSSSLFTSPGDWVAAGEAIALAGRTGGTENPALYFEVRHNGKPDNPGRWLGK, translated from the coding sequence TTGCGACTGACTGCAGTAGCTGCGCTCGCACTCACGTTTGTACTGAGTGCAGCGCCAGCAGCATCGGAGCAGGAGGTTACACCCGCCCAGATTGAAGCCCTCAAGGAACGCATTGAGGATATCGACGACTGGCTGGCCGACGCAGAGAAGGACCGTTCATCTCTTGAGCAGCAACTTGCTGCCTCCGAACGCTCAATCAGCCGCCTGACCCAGGAGCGACGATCTCTACGCGAACAGGTAAAAGCGCAACAGCAGCGTCTCTCCAGGCTCCAGAGCGACGAGCGGGAGCTGACACGAACCCTGGAGAAGCAGCGCGAAAGCCTGAAAAAACAGATCCGCACTGCCTGGATGGAAGGCGACGCCCCTGCAGTCAAAATACTGCTTAACGAGATAGATCCGGACAACATCGCCCGGACCATGACTTACTACGAATACCTCAGCCGCGACACCCTGGGACGCCTGGAAACCTTCCACAAAAACCTGCGAGAACTGAAAGATACACAGGCTGCGGCTCAAAGTACCCGGGCCGAACTCGCAAAAACCGAAGAAGGCGTCATTAAACGCCAGCAGCAGCTTAAAGCCTCCCTCCAGGAACGCGAGAAAACACTGGCAGCCCTCAAGCAGGACATCCATAACCGTCGTGGCGAAAAAGACGAGCTGGAATCCGATCGCGAACGCCTGGAAAAGCTGCTTTCGGAAGTACAGCAAGCTATTGCAAACATTCCTTCCCCGAACGAATCCCAGCCCTTCTCATCGCTCAGAAACAAGCTTCCATGGCCCGCACAAGGCAAGGTCACCAGCCGGTTTGGCGAGAAATACGCAAATGGCAAACTCAGCAGGAACGGCTTGCTTATTCAGACCTCCGAAGGTGCGGAAGTAAAAGCCATCCACTATGGCAGAGTTGTTTTCGCCAACTGGCTCAGAGGATTCGGGTTGATAACAATTATTGATCACGGCGATGGCTACATGACACTCTATGGCCATAGCAGCAGCCTCTTTACCAGCCCTGGCGACTGGGTCGCAGCCGGAGAGGCCATTGCCCTGGCAGGCCGCACGGGTGGCACAGAAAACCCGGCGCTGTATTTTGAGGTGCGCCATAATGGAAAACCAGATAATCCAGGGCGCTGGCTGGGCAAGTGA
- the gpmI gene encoding 2,3-bisphosphoglycerate-independent phosphoglycerate mutase produces the protein MTALRKPTALIILDGWGHRDPAADNAISNANTPFWDKLWETRPKTLINTSGMFVGLPQGQMGNSEVGHMNLGAGRVVYQSLTRIDKDLEEGTFNENKALCSAIDKAINNGGAVHLMGLLSPGGVHCHEDHVLAAAELAAARGAKEVYIHAFLDGRDMPPRSARPSLEKASAKLKSLGVGRVASIVGRYFAMDRDNRWDRVETAYNLMTLGESEFTATDPVAGLEQAYERGENDEFVKPTHMQSAGEPAGTINDGDAVLFMNFRADRAREMTRAFVDVDFDGFKRQKHPELADFVTLTEYAADIKASCAYPPEQLVNGLGEYMAGLGKTQLRIAETEKYAHVTFFFNGGLETPFAGEDRILVPSPKVATYDLQPEMSAPEVTDKLVEAIKSGKYDLVVCNYANGDMVGHTGKLDAAIKAAECLDKCVQRVVEALDEVDGQALITADHGNCEQMTDPSSGQVHTAHTIGPVPLVYTGSRQICLKDGGSLSDVAPSLLTLMGLDQPKEMTGHSLVKIG, from the coding sequence ATGACAGCATTGCGCAAGCCGACAGCACTGATAATTCTGGACGGCTGGGGCCATCGTGACCCCGCCGCCGACAACGCCATCAGCAACGCCAATACTCCCTTCTGGGACAAGCTCTGGGAAACCAGGCCCAAAACACTCATAAACACATCCGGTATGTTTGTCGGCCTGCCTCAGGGCCAAATGGGCAATTCGGAAGTCGGGCACATGAATCTGGGCGCAGGTCGTGTGGTGTATCAGAGCCTGACGCGCATCGACAAGGATCTGGAAGAGGGTACCTTTAACGAAAACAAGGCTCTCTGCTCTGCAATCGATAAAGCCATAAACAATGGTGGGGCTGTTCACCTCATGGGCCTGCTTTCACCGGGCGGAGTGCACTGCCATGAGGACCACGTTCTCGCAGCTGCGGAACTTGCGGCCGCACGGGGCGCAAAAGAAGTCTATATTCACGCGTTCCTCGATGGCCGCGACATGCCGCCTCGCAGCGCTCGCCCCTCACTGGAAAAAGCCTCAGCAAAGCTCAAAAGCCTGGGCGTAGGCCGCGTAGCATCGATTGTAGGCCGTTACTTTGCCATGGACAGGGACAACCGCTGGGACAGAGTCGAAACTGCCTATAACCTGATGACTCTGGGTGAATCAGAATTCACCGCAACAGATCCCGTTGCAGGTCTGGAGCAGGCCTATGAGCGCGGCGAAAACGACGAGTTTGTAAAACCGACCCATATGCAGAGTGCTGGCGAACCCGCCGGCACCATCAATGATGGCGACGCGGTATTGTTCATGAACTTCCGTGCCGATCGCGCCCGGGAGATGACTCGCGCTTTCGTAGACGTGGACTTCGACGGGTTCAAGCGCCAGAAACACCCGGAACTTGCCGACTTTGTCACGCTTACCGAATATGCCGCAGATATCAAGGCCTCATGTGCCTACCCCCCCGAGCAACTGGTCAACGGCCTGGGCGAGTATATGGCCGGACTGGGCAAAACCCAGCTTCGCATTGCAGAAACGGAAAAGTACGCACACGTTACCTTCTTCTTTAATGGCGGCCTGGAGACACCCTTTGCCGGCGAAGACCGGATTCTGGTGCCCTCTCCCAAGGTAGCCACCTACGATCTTCAACCTGAAATGAGCGCTCCGGAAGTCACCGACAAGCTGGTGGAAGCCATCAAGAGCGGCAAATACGACCTGGTGGTGTGCAACTATGCCAACGGAGACATGGTTGGTCATACCGGCAAACTGGATGCTGCCATCAAGGCCGCAGAATGCCTGGACAAGTGTGTGCAACGCGTAGTCGAAGCACTGGACGAAGTGGATGGCCAGGCGCTGATAACCGCCGACCACGGCAACTGCGAGCAGATGACAGACCCCAGCTCTGGCCAGGTTCACACCGCTCACACTATTGGCCCGGTTCCCCTTGTCTACACGGGTAGCCGCCAGATATGCCTGAAGGACGGCGGCAGTCTGAGCGATGTGGCACCATCCCTGCTCACCTTGATGGGCCTTGATCAACCGAAGGAAATGACCGGGCACAGTCTGGTCAAAATCGGTTGA
- a CDS encoding rhodanese-like domain-containing protein, protein MDRLFEFVVNHYILASLFVAFLVAILILESRRGGAKISAQAAVSLINRDEAIVVDIRDRKEFGEGRITGSVNIPLNSLKSRASELKKHQDKRIIVADKMGQHSAMAVKQLNAEGYANVVRLNGGVADWRASNLPLVKK, encoded by the coding sequence ATGGATCGGTTGTTTGAATTTGTCGTTAACCACTACATTCTGGCCTCGCTGTTTGTGGCCTTTCTGGTCGCTATTCTGATTCTGGAGTCCCGGCGTGGTGGTGCTAAAATCTCTGCCCAGGCTGCGGTAAGCCTGATTAACCGGGATGAAGCCATAGTGGTTGATATCCGTGACCGTAAAGAGTTTGGCGAGGGGCGCATCACAGGTTCGGTCAATATTCCTCTGAACAGCCTGAAGAGCCGCGCCTCTGAACTGAAGAAGCATCAGGACAAGCGGATCATCGTAGCAGACAAGATGGGCCAGCATTCCGCCATGGCGGTCAAGCAGCTCAACGCCGAGGGTTATGCTAATGTGGTGCGCCTGAATGGGGGCGTTGCCGACTGGAGAGCCAGCAATCTGCCGCTGGTGAAAAAATAG
- the secB gene encoding protein-export chaperone SecB, translating to MAENQQAAAGNENQNQAQFALQRIYVKDLSFESPNSPMVFQEQWKPQVSLDLNTAHTKVSDNQYEVVLSLTVTTKIDEKVAYLVEIQQAGVFVVSGIEGPQLGQMLGAYCPTILFPYAREAIDGVVNKGSFPALMLAPVNFDAIYAQALQRKQEEAAGEAGEEQKTH from the coding sequence ATGGCTGAGAATCAGCAAGCCGCCGCAGGCAATGAAAACCAGAACCAAGCCCAGTTTGCGCTTCAGCGTATTTATGTGAAGGATCTCTCTTTTGAGTCCCCGAACTCTCCTATGGTATTTCAGGAACAGTGGAAGCCACAGGTAAGTCTGGACCTGAACACTGCTCATACAAAAGTCAGTGATAATCAGTATGAAGTAGTGCTGTCCCTGACCGTTACAACGAAAATAGACGAGAAAGTTGCTTATCTTGTTGAGATTCAGCAGGCCGGTGTGTTTGTCGTATCTGGCATTGAAGGGCCACAACTCGGGCAGATGCTGGGTGCATACTGCCCGACTATTTTGTTCCCCTACGCCCGTGAAGCAATCGACGGTGTGGTTAACAAAGGCAGCTTCCCGGCGTTGATGCTGGCACCGGTTAATTTCGATGCGATCTATGCCCAGGCGCTTCAGCGTAAGCAGGAAGAGGCTGCTGGTGAAGCAGGAGAAGAGCAAAAGACTCACTGA